In Sphaeramia orbicularis chromosome 15, fSphaOr1.1, whole genome shotgun sequence, a single genomic region encodes these proteins:
- the agt gene encoding angiotensinogen, translating into MQGLQSPLLLLFFLCIFSGSQANRVYVHPFHLFAAENVSCERLQTEPTRPLQTLPVAPLDITVLTPDSRDPSIQDGQRQNITERTAVLAELLNSLGLRMYQHLSSTKDSTNTLFSPVNTFGSLVTFYLGASKKTASSFLHLLGLSSGTDREDCVSLVDGHKVLKTLQNINSLVDDGPKDEITTQVWAFTQQDAHLSQDFIQGTQDFSDTSFIRGVDFSMPQEAELLMNNFVDKTSDGKVTNIFRDLNSSSDLLFISSFNFQGNWKTAFQPEKTTLEEFHVDETNTVMVPMMTHTGQYHYLNDKVRKCTVVKLSLSKRSYMLLVLPHEGATLKDTESKLLTKVISTWHQSFQQGLLELSLPKFSLSAVNDLRDLLVSMSPEVEAKLLGSEAEFSQVSSTKTVTVDKALNKVLFEMSEEGAEVHDKIQEDGIPLKLSINRPFFFSVVEGDSNAILIMGKIINPTL; encoded by the exons ATGCAGGGACTTCAGtcgcctctcctcctcctcttcttcctttgcATCTTCTCTGGAAGCCAAGCCAACCGTGTCTACGTTCACCCTTTCCATCTCTTTGCTGCTGAGAATGTCAGCTGTGAGAGGCTGCAGACTGAGCCCACCAGGCCTCTACAGACACTTCCTGTGGCACCACTTGACATAACTGTCCTGACACCGGACAGCAGGGATCCGTCAATCCAGGACGGGCAGAGGCAGAACATTACAGAAAGGACTGCTGTACTGGCAGAGCTGTTGAATTCACTGGGCCTGAGGATGTATCAGCATCTGAGCAGCACAAAGGACAGCACCAACACCCTGTTCTCTCCGGTTAACACCTTCGGATCCCTCGTCACCTTTTACCTGGGAGCCTCAAAGAAGACGGCGAGCTCATTCCTG CATCTCTTGGGTCTGAGCAGTGGCACTGACAGAGAGGACTGTGTGTCGTTAGTGGACGGACACAAAGTTTTGAAAACCCTGCAGAACATCAACTCTCTGGTGGATGATGGACCTAAAGATGAAATCACTACACAGGTCTGGGCCTTCACTCAACAGGACGCTCACCTGTCACAGGACTTTATTCAAGGCACTCAGGACTTCTCAGACACATCGTTTATCCGTGGTGTAGATTTCTCCATGCCTCAGGAGGCTGAGCTACTGATGAACAATTTTGTGGACAAGACATCAGATGGGAAGGTGACAAATATCTTCAGAGATCTGAACTCTAGCAGCGACCTCCTCTTTATTAGTTCATTCAACTTCCAAG GAAACTGGAAGACAGCCTTTCAGCCAGAGAAAACAACATTGGAAGAGTTTCAcgtggatgaaacaaacacagtaATGGTTCCAATGATGACCCACACAGGCCAGTACCACTACCTGAATGATAAG GTACGGAAGTGCACTgttgtcaaactgtctctaagtAAGCGATCCTACATGCTGCTGGTCCTGCCTCATGAAGGAGCTACTCTCAAAGACACTGAATCTAAGCTGCTCACTAAGGTCATCTCTACCTGGCACCAGAGCTTCCAGCAAGG TCTACTGGAGCTATCGTTGCCGAAGTTCTCCTTGTCAGCTGTGAATGATCTGCGTGACCTTCTGGTCAGCATGAGTCCAGAGGTCGAAGCCAAACTGTTGGGCTCCGAGGCCGAGTTCAGCCAAGTCAGCAGCACCAAAACCGTCACTGTAGATAAG GCGCTCAACAAGGTGCTGTTTGAGATGTCAGAGGAAGGAGCCGAAGTTCATGACAAGATCCAGGAAGACGGTATTCCTCTGAAGCTCTCCATCAATCGGCcgttcttcttttctgtcgtaGAAGGAGACTCCAACGCCATCCTCATAATGGGCAAGATCATTAACCCCACCCTCTAA
- the cog2 gene encoding conserved oligomeric Golgi complex subunit 2 has translation MNLPKGPDSLCFDKDVFMKDDFDVDQFVSDCRKQVQLEEMREDLELYYKLLKTAMVELINKDYADFVNLSTNLVGMDKALNQLSVPLGQLREEVMSLRSCVSEVIQAIDNQLSKQEDLQKKKVCVLRLIQVVRSVEKIEKILHSQNSKESNSLEISSPLLAGQILERIATEFNQLQFHAVQSKGMPLLDKVRPRIAGITSMLQQSLEGLLIEGLQTSNVDMVRHCLRTYATIDKTRDAEALVGQVLVKPYMDQVILEEAVKSSPNGLQVMYSRLLDFVPHHCRLLREVTGGAISSDRADTVPGYDFLVNSVWPEIIKGIEERLPYLFNPGNPDLFYERYIVSMEFVRRFERQCSSQASVKRLRVHPLYTSFHNKWNLPVYFQLRYKEIAGSLENAIGDGLMAAPAGSAYHLQVSEVLWSCLVKCWSDKVYLSPLAHRFWKLTLQLYSRYAKFLDEVLTKTPAPEVTKEPTRPLPSSASSTSSRTSLEEGGSESGSPTSLSTKQLVYIAADIQKLQEQIPVLSEMVRQRLEAISFTNFALVENALADSKACLSSSIPTLNTRMTQHLTERSCRFLKSASEVPRLYRRTNKELPVRASAYMDNALRPLHQLLTDSTGLVTTSTAQEWLRVALSDCTQRYYETISEVLSSVRRMEESLKRLKQARKGTSATTTTGANGGPTDDSKIRLQLALDVEYLGEQIQKMGLQPSDITMFSALMELVKEARELAEQNQ, from the exons ATGAATCTACCAAAGGGACCAGACTCTTTGTGTTTCGATAAGGATGTTTTTATGAAG GATGACTTCGATGTCGACCAGTTTGTGTCGGACTGTAGGAAGCAGGTCCAGCTGGAGGAGATGAGAGAGGACCTGGAGCTGTACTACAAGCTGCTGAAAACGGCCATGGTGGAGCTCATCAACAAGGACTATGCAGACTTTGTTAACCTCTCTACCAATTTG GTGGGGATGGACAAGGCCCTCAATCAGCTGTCTGTACCACTGGGACAGTTACGAGAAGAGGTTATG AGCCTGCGATCCTGTGTGAGTGAAGTGATACAAGCTATAGACAACCAGCTGTCCAAACAGGAAGATCTACAGAAGAAAAAG gtgtgtgttttgAGGCTGATCCAGGTGGTACGATCAGTTGAGAAGATAGAAAAGATCCTACACTCACAAAACTCTAAGGAATCCAACTCTCTAGAAATCAGCAG TCCTTTATTAGCAGGTCAGATTCTGGAGAGGATAGCCACAGAATTTAACCAGCTGCAATTCCATGCTGTACAGAGCAAAGGCATGCCCCTGCTGGACAAAGTCAGACCT CGCATCGCAGGAATCACTTCCATGTTGCAGCAGTCTCTGGAGGGCCTGCTGATTGAGGGCCTTCAAACGTCCAATGTGGACATGGTGCGCCACTGTTTGAGGACATATGCCACAATAGACAAGACCCGAGATGCAGAGGCACTGGTGGGACAGGTGCTAGTCAAACCGTATATGGACCAG gTGATACTGGAAGAAGCAGTAAAATCCAGTCCCAATGGTCTTCAGGTGATGTACTCTAGATTATTGGACTTTGTGCCTCATCACTGCAGACTGCTGAGAGAGGTGACTGGAGGAGCCATATCCAG TGACAGAGCTGACACCGTGCCAGGTTATGATTTCTTGGTGAACTCTGTTTGGCCGGAGATAATCAAAGGCATAGAGGAAAGGTTGCCCTATCTCTTCAACCCTGGAAACCCGGACTTATTTTATGAG CGATACATTGTTAGTATGGAATTTGTGCGGAGGTTTGAGCGGCAGTGCAGCTCCCAGGCGAGTGTGAAGAGGTTGAGGGTACATCCATTATATACCAGCTTTCACAACAAGTGGAACCTGCCTGTTTACTTCCAGCTACG GTATAAAGAAATTGCAGGAAGTCTTGAAAATGCAATTGGTGATGGGCTAATGGCAGCCCCAG CTGGCAGTGCTTATCACCTGCAGGTCTCTGAGGTTTTGTGGTCCTGCCTTGTGAAGTGTTGGTCAGACAAAGTCTACCTGTCACCACTTGCCCATCGCTTCTGGAAGCTCACACTGCAGCTTTATTCACGATATGCCAAGTTCCTTGATGAG GTGCTGACAAAGACCCCAGCCCCTGAGGTAACTAAAGAGCCGACCCGGCCCCTGCCGAGCTCAGCCTCCTCCACCTCCAGTCGGACATCATTGGAAGAAGGCGGCAGTGAGAGTGGGAGTCCCACCTCCCTGTCCACCAAGCAGTTGGTCTATATAGCAGCTGATATCCAAAAGCTGCAGGAGCag ATACCAGTGTTGTCAGAGATGGTCAGACAGAGGTTAGAAGCCATCAGTTTCACAAACTTTGCACTTGTGGAAA ATGCTCTTGCTGATTCAAAGGCCTGTCTGTCAAGTAGCATTCCCACCCTCAACACCCGTATGACGCAGCACCTGACTGAACGCTCCTGTCGCTTCTTAAAGAGTGCCTCTGAGGTTCCACGACTCTACCGCAGGACCAACAAG GAGCTGCCTGTTCGTGCATCAGCATATATGGACAACGCGTTACGGCCATTACATCAGTTACTGACAGACTCAACAGGGCTGGTCACTACTTCTACAGCACAAGAGTGGCTGAGAGTTGCACTGTCTGACTGCACTCAGAG GTACTATGAGACTATCTCAGAGGTGCTAAGCTCAGTCAGAAGGATGGAGGAGAGCCTGAAGCGACTGAAACAAGCCAGGAAGGGAACCAGTGCAACTACCACAACAGGTGCAAATGGTGGACCTACAGACGACAGCAAGATCCGCCTTCAGCTTGCACTGGATGTAGAATACCTGGGGGAACAG ATTCAGAAGATGGGTCTACAACCAAGTGACATCACTATGTTTTCTGCTCTCATGGAACTTGTGAAAGAGGCTCGAGAACTCGCTGAACAGAACCAGTAG